ATCGGCGAGGTGGTGAAGCTGATCACCTCGATCGCAGCTCAGACGAACCTGCTGGCCCTCAACGCGACCATCGAGGCCGCGCGGGCCGGCGACGCCGGCAAGGGGTTCGCCGTGGTCGCCGGCGAGGTGAAGGAGCTGGCCGGTCAGACCGCTCGTGCCACCGAGTCGATCACCGCCCGCGTCGGTGCCACCCAGGCGGACGTGGAGGAGGCCTCGGCGGCCATCGCGCGCATCGGGAACGTCATCACGCAGATCGACGCCCTGCAGTCGACCATCGCGGCCGCCGTGGAGGAGCAGTCCGCGACGACGGGGGAGATGGTCCGCAACGTCAGCGAGGTGTCGACGGGCTCCCAGGAGATCGCCGTGACCATCTCCGGGGTGGCGTCGGCGGCCACTCAGACGACGTCCGGCGCCCACCAGACGGCGACCACCGCGGCCGACGTCTCCCGCGCGGCCGCCCGCCTCCAGCAGCTCACCGCCGCCTTCACCCTCTGACGCCCGCCCGCCACGCGCCGCCACGGACCGTCCTGCTCCCGCGTGGAAAACACTCTTTCCGCCCTCGGAACACGCGTTCCGAGGGCGGAAAGAGTGTTTTCCACGCGGGAGTGGGTGGGTCGGTCAGGCGGTGGTGGGGGCGGGTCAGGCGGCGGTGACGTCGCGCAGGGTCGCGCAGGTGCGCCGGTACGTGGCGACGAGGTCGGCGTCCTCGCCCTGGTCGCGGCGGGCGGCCCAGTCGTCCAGGGCGGCGCGCAGCCCGGCGCCGAGCGTCTCCGCGACGACGCGGGTGCGCAGGTCGACCGTCGGCGCCCCGGTCGCCGCGGCGATGCGGGCGAAGAAGGCGGCGGTCTGCTCGGCGTCGAGGCGCAGGAGAGCGCTGCGCAGGCCCGCGTCCTCGATGACGAGGCACCGCACCCGCAGCATCCGCTCGATGGAGCCCGCCTCGGCCGTGAACGCCGTCAGGACGTCGGCGATGCAGTCCTCGAGGTCGCCCAGGGACGTGGAGGAGCCGACCCGGTCCTCCAGGCGCGCGGCCAGGGCGGCGTCGAAGGCGCGGTTCGCGCCGAGGGCGGCGTCCTCCTTGGTGCCGAAGTAGCGGAAGAACGTCCGCGGCGAGACCCCAGCCGCGGCGGCGATGTCGTCGACCGTCGTCCGCTCGGAGCCGTTGCGCGCGAACAGGTCCAGGGCCACCTGCTCGATCTCCGCCTGGGTGGCGAGGCGGCGTCGCTCGCGCAGGTCGGGGGCGGGGGTCGTCGTGGTCACGGAATGAGGATATCGACTGACGAGTTGGCAGCGACTGCCAGTAGGGTTGTGACTGTCACCACCACGAGGAGTCCTCACCCATGTCCACGAACGAGGACGCGACCCTGCAGCCGGTCGCGTCCGCACCGCCCACCGCCGCGCCCGGATCCCCCGGCGAGCGCGACCGCCTCGCCCCCGGCGACGCGACCGTCATCGGGCTCCTGCTCGTCTCCGCCTTCGTCGTCATCCTCAACGAGACGATCATGGGTGTGGCGCTGCCGCGGCTCATGGCCGACCTCGGCATCACGGCCGCCACCGGTCAGTGGCTGACGACGGGGTTCATGCTCACCATGGCCGTCGTCATCCCGGCGACGGGTTTCATCATGCAGCGGTTCCAGCTGCGCCAGGTCTTCGTCGCGGCGATGGGGTTGTTCAGCCTCGGGACCGCCATCGCCGCCGTCGCTCCCGGGTTCGGCGTGCTGCTCGTCGGGCGCATCGTCCAGGCCAGCGGCACCGCCGTGATGATGCCGCTCCTCATGACGACGGCCCTGACCCTCGTCCCCGCCGCGAGCCGCGGCCGGACGATGGGCATGATCTCCGTCGTCATCTCCGTCGCCCCGGCCATCGGCCCGACGATCTCCGGGATCATCCTGAACTCGCTGTCCTGGCGGTGGATGTTCATCATCGTCCTGCCCATCGCGCTCCTCGCCCTCGGCGCCGGCGCGTGGAAGGTCCGCAACGTGACGACCCCGCGTCCCGCGCGCCTGGACGTCCTCTCGCTCGCGTTGTCGGCCGTCGGTTTCGGCGGGCTGATCTACGGGCTGTCGAGCATCGGTGAGTCCGCGAGCGGCCACGCGCCGGTCGCGCCGTGGATCCCCGTCCTCGTCGGGGTCGCCTCGCTGGCGACGTTCGTCGTGCGTCAGCTCCGCCTGACCCGGACGTCGACGCCCCTCATGGACCTGCGCGTCTTCGCGAACCGCTCGTTCACCGTGTCGACGATCGTGCTCGTCACGAGTTTCATGGGCCTGTTCGGGACCCTGATCGTGCTGCCGATCTTCCTGCAGACGGTGCTGCAGCTCGGTTCTCTCGAAACGGGTCTGCTGCTCCTCCCCGGCGGGGCCGTCATGGGGATCCTGTCGCCGATCGTCGGCCGGTTGTTCGACCGCTTCGGCCCCCGACCCCTCGTGACGCCGGGCGCGGTCCTCGTCAGCGGGGCCCTGTGGTTGCTGACGACGCTGCACCCGGGAACTCCCGCGGGCATGGTCGTCGTCGTCCACACGATCCTCAGCGTGGGGCTGGCGTTCATGTTCACCCCGCTGTTCACCTCGGCGCTGGGTTCCCTGCGCGCGGAGCTGTACGCCCACGGGTCCGCCACGGTCGGAACCGTCCAGCAGCTGGCGGGCGCGGCCGGGACGGCGCTGTTCGTCACGGTCCTGTCCACGCGCTCGGCCGACAGCCTCGCTGCCGGCACCGACGCCCTGCACGCCGTCGCCGACGGTGTCCAGGCCGCGTTCCTGTGGGGCGGGATCATCTCGCTCGTGGCGCTGGGGTTGTCGCTGCTCGTGCGGCGCCCGCCCGTCGTCCCCGGGCCGCGCACGCCCGTCCACTGAGCTCGCCCGCGACGGCCGGTTCCCGCGAGGGGGCCGGCCGTCGGCGACACGAGTGCGGTTGGACGCGTCGGCTCCCCGCGGCAGGCTGCAGGACATGGGCCTCATCGCTGGAGATCTGGAGCTGGACGACATCCTCACGGGTCTGGCGCAGGAAAGACCCGTCTTCCACTCGGAGGCGGACTTCCAGCACAGTCTTGCCGCTCGCTTCGCGCGGATGCGGCCCACGTGGCGTGTCCGGCTCGAGGTCCCCGTACGCAGCGGCGGACGCTCCAGCTACGTCGACGTGGTCGTGACAGACCCCGACTCGTCGTCCACGGCGATCGAGCTGAAGTACTTCACGGGCCGCCTCGAGGTCGACGTGGCAGGCGAGGCCTTCATGCTCAGAGAGCACGCCGCGTCTGACCTGGCCCGCCTCAACTTCGTCAGGGACATTGCCCGGCTCGAAGCGTCGAGCTCGCCGTCGCAGAACGGGATCGCCGTCATGTTGACCAACGTGGCGTCCTTGTGGCGACCTCCGACGGCGGCCGCGACGACGACGCGGGACCGGGCGTACCGCATCCACGAAGGGGTGACGATGCAGGGCGCGTTGGCATGGGGCGACGGTGACTTCCCCGCGAACGACCTCGAACTCGCGGGTCGGTACGAGATGAACTGGCGCGACTACTCCCACTTCGATTCCCCTGCCGCGGACTTCCGTTTCTTGGCCGTCGAGGTCGCCCCGACCTCGGTGCCCTGAGCAGTCGTTCATTCTCTGTGGGGGAGAGGATCATTCCCGTGGCCGAACCCCTCGTGACCCCGGACGGGCGCTACCTCGTCGTCCGCGGTCGGCTGTGGCGGCGGACGAACCCCGACCTGCCGGAGGAGCGGCGCCAGGAACTCGTCGACGAACTCATGGCCGCCCGCCGCGCGAAGCGTGACGCCGCCGACGACGGTTCCCGTGATGCGGCGCGGGCGCGGGTCGACGCCGCCAAGCACGGCCTGGGGGAGCGGGGTCCGGTGTGGTGGGACGACGGCGCCCCCGACCTGACCCGGCACCTGGCGCGGACGACGGAGTACGCCGACTGGTTCGCCGGCCAGGACGAACCCTAGGGATCAGCCCCGCCGGTGCGCGGCCGCACCGGTGACCGCCACGACGTTGGCGGTGATGACGACGGCCATGCCGACCCACTCGTGCGCCTGGAGGTGCTGGCCCAGCAGCAGCAGCCCGGTGAGGGCGGCCAGGACCGGTTGGGCACTGGCGAGGATCCCGAACAGTCGCGGCGGAACGGTGCGCAGGGCGGTGAGGTCCGCGGCGTAGGGCACCACCGAGGACAGCAGGCCGGTGGCCAGCGACCGCACGACCGTCGGGAGCGTCCAAGAGGCCACGGTGGTCGTCAGCAGCAGGACCGGCAGGTAGCCCAGAGCGCACAGCCCGCTCGCCAGGGCGGGGGCCTGAAGGCCGTCCAGACGAGTCCCGACGAGTCGGTTCACCACGATGTACCCGGCCCAGCAGCCCGCGGCCGCCAGGCCCAGCGCGATCCCGGTGAGGTCGCTGGCCGGCCCTGGGAGGACCAGGACGTACACCCCGACCGCGGCCAGGGCGGCGGTCAGCCCGTCGCGGCGGCTGCGCGAGGCGACGAGCGCGACGGCGAGGGGGCCGAGGAACTCCAGCGTGACGGCAAGGGCCAGCCCGATCCGCTCGACGGCGGTGTAGAGGGAGAGGTTCATGCCGGCGAAGACGGCGGCCAGCAGCAGGACGGGCCACCACTGCGACCAGGTCAGGGAGCGCAGCTTCGGCCGGGCCACCGGCAGCAGGACCGCGGCGGCCACGAGCTGGCGGACGGCGACGACGCCCGCGGGGCCGATCGCGGTGAACGCCTGGGCGCCGATGGCGGCGCCGACCTGGTTGCTGCCGGCGCCGGTGAGGGCGGTGAGCACTCCGGTCCACGGCCGGGCGGCAGTCTCCCGGGTGACCTGGGTGGCCGCCGGGCTGGTGCAGCCGGTGGAGGTGTCCATGACCTCCAGGCTCGTCATCCCCGCGCTTGCCGCGAAATGCACGCCACGTCCCTGCCATGCGCTCGGCGCATGGCAGAACGGGGGCCTTCGAACCCCGACCCCTCGGTGGAGGTGCGGCAGTTGCGCGCCCTGGTGGCCGTGGCGCAGGAGGGGACCTTCACCGACGCCACGATCGCGCTGGGCACCTCCCAGGCGTCGGTCTCCCGCCTCGTGGCGTCGCTGGAACGGCAGGTGGGGGTCCGGCTCGTGGAGCGCGTCCCCCGTGGAGCGCGGTTGACCGAGGCGGGCGAGGCGGTCACCGTGCGGGCTCGGCGGGTCCTCGCCGAGGTCGAGGCCATCGCCCGCGGCGGCGGCCAGGCCGCGGGGGCGTCGGCGGGCGTCGAGGTGCACGTCGGCTACGCCTGGGCGGCGCTGGGACAGCACACGACATCGGCGCAGCGGCGGTGGGCCGCGCAGCAGCCGGGGTCGTCGCTCGTCTTCGTCCAGGTCAACACCACGACGGCGGGACTGCTGGAACGGTCCGCCGACGTGGCCGTGACGCGTCGCCGCCTGGACGGGCGACGGTTCGAGACCGCGCTCGTGGGCACCGAGTCACGCTGGGCCGCCCTGCCGTCCGACCACCGGCTGGCCCGCCGCCGGTCGGTGCGGCTGGGGGACTTCGTCGAGGAGACCGTCGCCGTCGACGCGCGCACGGGCACCACCACGCAGGACCTGTGGCCGGCGCAGGCGGCCCCGACGGCGATGCGGGAGACCCACAGCAGCGACGAGTGGTTGACGTGCATCGCCGCCGGTCAGGCCGTGGGGTTGACGTCGCAGGCGACGACGTTCCAGCACCCGAGGCCCGGGGTCGTGTACCGGCCGGTGCTCGACGCCGAGCCCGTCCCG
The sequence above is a segment of the Kineococcus endophyticus genome. Coding sequences within it:
- a CDS encoding TetR/AcrR family transcriptional regulator: MTTTTPAPDLRERRRLATQAEIEQVALDLFARNGSERTTVDDIAAAAGVSPRTFFRYFGTKEDAALGANRAFDAALAARLEDRVGSSTSLGDLEDCIADVLTAFTAEAGSIERMLRVRCLVIEDAGLRSALLRLDAEQTAAFFARIAAATGAPTVDLRTRVVAETLGAGLRAALDDWAARRDQGEDADLVATYRRTCATLRDVTAA
- a CDS encoding MDR family MFS transporter gives rise to the protein MSTNEDATLQPVASAPPTAAPGSPGERDRLAPGDATVIGLLLVSAFVVILNETIMGVALPRLMADLGITAATGQWLTTGFMLTMAVVIPATGFIMQRFQLRQVFVAAMGLFSLGTAIAAVAPGFGVLLVGRIVQASGTAVMMPLLMTTALTLVPAASRGRTMGMISVVISVAPAIGPTISGIILNSLSWRWMFIIVLPIALLALGAGAWKVRNVTTPRPARLDVLSLALSAVGFGGLIYGLSSIGESASGHAPVAPWIPVLVGVASLATFVVRQLRLTRTSTPLMDLRVFANRSFTVSTIVLVTSFMGLFGTLIVLPIFLQTVLQLGSLETGLLLLPGGAVMGILSPIVGRLFDRFGPRPLVTPGAVLVSGALWLLTTLHPGTPAGMVVVVHTILSVGLAFMFTPLFTSALGSLRAELYAHGSATVGTVQQLAGAAGTALFVTVLSTRSADSLAAGTDALHAVADGVQAAFLWGGIISLVALGLSLLVRRPPVVPGPRTPVH
- a CDS encoding EamA family transporter codes for the protein MDTSTGCTSPAATQVTRETAARPWTGVLTALTGAGSNQVGAAIGAQAFTAIGPAGVVAVRQLVAAAVLLPVARPKLRSLTWSQWWPVLLLAAVFAGMNLSLYTAVERIGLALAVTLEFLGPLAVALVASRSRRDGLTAALAAVGVYVLVLPGPASDLTGIALGLAAAGCWAGYIVVNRLVGTRLDGLQAPALASGLCALGYLPVLLLTTTVASWTLPTVVRSLATGLLSSVVPYAADLTALRTVPPRLFGILASAQPVLAALTGLLLLGQHLQAHEWVGMAVVITANVVAVTGAAAHRRG
- a CDS encoding LysR family transcriptional regulator — encoded protein: MAERGPSNPDPSVEVRQLRALVAVAQEGTFTDATIALGTSQASVSRLVASLERQVGVRLVERVPRGARLTEAGEAVTVRARRVLAEVEAIARGGGQAAGASAGVEVHVGYAWAALGQHTTSAQRRWAAQQPGSSLVFVQVNTTTAGLLERSADVAVTRRRLDGRRFETALVGTESRWAALPSDHRLARRRSVRLGDFVEETVAVDARTGTTTQDLWPAQAAPTAMRETHSSDEWLTCIAAGQAVGLTSQATTFQHPRPGVVYRPVLDAEPVPVWLAWWRDEPARWVDDLVDLVTELYRHPE